A section of the Engraulis encrasicolus isolate BLACKSEA-1 chromosome 8, IST_EnEncr_1.0, whole genome shotgun sequence genome encodes:
- the lhx1a gene encoding LIM/homeobox protein Lhx1 — translation MVHCAGCERPILDRFLLNVLDRAWHVKCVQCCECKCNLTEKCFSREGKLYCKNDFFRRFGTKCAGCAQGISPNDLVRRARSKVFHLNCFTCMMCNKQLSTGEELYIIDENKFVCKEDYLSNTNGKDTNLLSVTACSDPSLSPDSQDQLQDDVKDSEIANLSDKETVNNENDDQNLGGKRRGPRTTIKAKQLETLKAAFAATPKPTRHIREQLAQETGLNMRVIQVWFQNRRSKERRMKQLSALGARRHAFFRSPRRMRTLVDRLEPGELIPNGPFSYYGDYQSDFYGPGGNYDFYPQGPPSSQAQTPVDLPFVPSSGPTGTPLGGMDHPIPGHHPSSEVQRFSDIMSHHPGDSPSPEPGIPGPLHTMSSDVFGPSPSFTSLSLNGSGYNNHLSHPPSEMNEGTVW, via the exons ATGGTCCACTGTGCCGGGTGCGAAAGGCCTATATTGGACAGGTTTCTCCTCAATGTGCTGGACAGAGCATGGCACGTCAAGTGCGTACAATGCTGCGAGTGTAAATGTAATCTAACAGAGAAATGCTTTTCTCGGGAGGGGAAACTCTACTGCAAAAACGACTTCTTTAG GCGGTTTGGGACAAAGTGCGCCGGCTGTGCTCAGGGGATCTCGCCAAATGACTTGGTCCGAAGGGCACGGAGCAAGGTGTTTCACCTCAACTGCTTCACCTGCATGATGTGCAACAAGCAGCTTTCTACGGGAGAGGAGCTCTATATAATAGACGAGAACAAATTTGTCTGTAAAGAAGACTATTTAAGCAACACCAATGGGAAAGACACAAACCTCTTATCAG TAACCGCCTGCAGCGACCCAAGTTTATCTCCAGATTCTCAAGACCAGCTTCAAGATGACGTAAAAGACTCTGAAATTGCAAATTTGTCGGACaaagaaacggttaataatgagAACGACGACCAGAATCTGGGAGGGAAAAGGCGAGGACCGCGAACCACGATAAAAGCCAAGCAACTGGAGACTCTGAAAGCAGCGTTCGCGGCTACACCCAAACCCACGAGACACATCAGGGAGCAACTAGCGCAGGAGACTGGCCTCAACATGCGAGTCATTCAG GTATGGTTTCAAAACCGAAGGTCCAAAGAGAGGAGAATGAAGCAGCTGAGTGCCCTTGGAGCGAGGAGGCACGCGTTCTTCCGGAGTCCGAGGAGAATGAGGACGCTGGTCGACCGACTTGAACCGGGAGAGCTCATTCCTAACGGCCCGTTTTCTTACTACGGAG ATTACCAGAGCGACTTCTACGGCCCTGGTGGGAACTATGACTTCTACCCGCAGGGGCCCCCCTCCTCGCAGGCCCAGACCCCCGTGGACCTGCCTTTCGTGCCCTCGTCCGGCCCCACGGGCACTCCGCTGGGGGGCATGGACCACCCCATCCCCGGGCACCACCCCTCCAGCGAGGTGCAGCGCTTCTCCGACATCATGTCGCACCACCCAGGCGACTCGCCCAGCCCCGAGCCGGGCATCCCGGGGCCCCTGCACACCATGTCCTCGGACGTCTTCGGGCCCAGTCCCTCCTTTACCTCGCTCTCGCTCAACGGAAGTGGATACAACAACCACCTGTCACACCCCCCCTCAGAAATGAATGAAGGCACTGTTTGgtag